The Trypanosoma brucei brucei TREU927 chromosome 4, complete sequence genomic sequence CCAGCTATGCAGGGCACTTCAACATTTGGTTTTGCTAACATAAGTCCCATGAACGGCTATATCCGCCTCGTTTTCTCCGCGTGGCCACTACATCGCTTACTTTTTTGCTACACCGTGTGAGCTCGGAGTTGCAACTTCGCCTCTTGCCGTTACTCAATTATTGTCAACCTCAACACCgcaagagaaagagaatgcacacaagtgaggaagagagaaCAGTGACATGTCATGTGTATAGATGAAGGGGCCAGCACAGTTCCGGTAGACAAAGTGTGAAAAAACTTGAACCTGCAGTTCAAGCACAATCAAAAGGTGTACACTTACATGACTAGACGGAACCCAGCAAACCAAGAGGCAACGACTTTCGAGTTTTCCTCCACTCACTTGTCACCGAAAGTCAGGCaggggtggaaaaaaaaactaaaagtCGATGAACCCCTTTGTTGCTATCTATTCATCTACATCCTCCGGTCTAAAGAAGAAATTTGAATACAGCGGGCCTTCTTCGTGAAGGTCGCAGCAGTGAACGGCGTTGTGGGCCCTGTCCACCCCAAAACGGGCACGAATGGACGTCGGCCGCAGCTCCTTTGCGATGACGGGGTCAAAGGGCCCACACACCTCACGTGCCACGGAGACAACATCAACTCCTTCATCCAAAGACACAAACTGCAAGACCCAAACAGTGCCCATCAGCGACCGCATCGTGTCTGGAAAGTCGGGTAGAACACCTTTGTAAGGCTTCAGCAGCTCGTTTGCTTGTTGAGAAGTCATGTTTGTGAGCGAAATGCCGCTGATTTCGAGACCAGCATCAATTAACTGCTGAACAATGACCCCACCAGCCAGTTTTTGTAAAGCGTGCGGCTTGATTATCACTACGGTGGAGTTGGGGTCACCGAGAATAGCAACTGGTTGCTCCTTCGCCTTTTCCACAATCTGCTCCCACCTACCGACTTCCTCCACACTCTCAGCTGCGCGGGCGCCCGGCATGCGGGCCATGAAATCGATGCCACGTTGAAGGGCGTTGGTATTGGCGCACTTAACGACAACGATGCGACCCTCCACCAAATCCGGTGGTACACCATATGCTGCCGCTGTTTCCACTGGTAGCCACGCCATCTGCATCTCTAATGCAACAAAACCGCATTCCTCCGTGAGCACCGCCAGGCAACGCCCCAACTGAGGCAGTAGTTGTTCCCCGAACATCACAGCAGTGACTTCTCCCCTTTCGCCGCACAGTTCACGCGTCACCTCGTCAGCATAGGCGGTTAATTTGATGACACCACCAAGCAGCGAAAGGGAGGAACCAACTTTAAAGTCATCTCTATTCAAATGAGGGAAGTGGGCACGTTTGAGGTGAAGTCGGTTCTTCGTCACCTCTCTTATCTCTACGGTACGGTCCTCGAAGTAAAACTGAAGTACATAATGATTCATGCGATGCGCTATGTGATCATACTGCTCgcaataaaaggaaagacgTGGATCCTGCAGTGAACGCGCCATTGCTATATGAACACAAAATCAATCAAAGGTTTATCTTGGTTTGCCTTTAGCCACCTTTCGGATTCAATTCCTacttctcttattttttcaCCTTGAAAGTGCGCAGTTGCAATAGacaatcaaaaagaaaacaggggTGAACACCGCAGGCAACTGCTTGGAAGACTGATACACAAACCTGTAGCTGCCAACAGCCGAAGAGAGTATgcgtttccccccccccccccattttcccccttccttcacgGACATTTGCACTTTTTCGCCGAACAAAAGatattttcttcactgccgAAAGAATCACGCCCCATCAACCATACAAATAACAATATATTACACCATAAAAACGAAGAGAtgtaagggaaaagaagccaAAGATTGCTTAATCCTTGACGTGAAAGGTAGTGCAAGAGGCTGTGACATAAACAACACGTGGTGATTCTCCAGCATCCAAGTGGATGACAACCACTCTCGTTGCTAGCAGGCCCGCAAATACCACCCAACGTGTGACAAAACACGCATTTCTACATGCCCCTTCACCCCATAATCTAAAGGGTTCAATCTACAGAAATCCAACAAAACTATGAATACTGAAAGAATCTGACGGTAGTGCCGGTCAAATATTTACTCATCCCGCACTTCGCCCTTGTCTTTTGGGCGCGGTTGCAGCTACTTGGTGACCTTCTTGAGCATTTTCCGAAGTCGCTCCATTTCAATAATCTCTCTGCGGTGTTcagcttcctttttctcgACCTGTCTAAACACCTCCTGAAGCTCGTTGTGGCGCTCCCgctgcttctccttctcgAGTTTGTCCTCACGCATGTATTCACTAACTGCTGCACTTATTTTGCTGGATATaatcctcttttccccttgcaCGCGCTCCGTTGCCTCGCGCAGCTGCTCGAACCgcatttcctccacctctgTCTCCCGGCGGCACTTGTCTACGGCCGCGCGGGTTTCAACCTCGCGCTGGCGGAACATCTCCAACCGAGAGATCAGCAACTCTACAAAACGTGCAGGTAACGCCGCTATTTCAGCCTCTGTGAAGGGAATACCGCTGTCCATCAGTTGCCTTCTAAGCTGAACAGAGGCCAAATCAATGCACTCGCTGTGGCGGGCTCGGAGGCACTCGGTGTCCATTGTATATCTTTCCCCCCTACGCGGTTGTAAAGGCTTTTCCCGCTTCCTACTTTACTTGAATAATGATCGAACGCCCAAGAGCTGAACTGTGGTGACAGCGCTCGCCACGAAATATCAGCGACGACCAGACGGGGAAAAACGAGAATAGTGCAAAAGCATTCATTATTTAGTTTGAAGGGATCGGGATCATCACACTTgacgaaaagaacaaagaacaCTTGGGAGGGGGTTCGAGAAATGTCGTTGCGCTACTCTAAGCTATCCTCTTATTATGGCATTGGGGTGATGGTTTCCGGGAGCACTGtcaaaagcacacacacatctatTCCTTCCCTCCAAAGACCTCAGATGATGTGATCCAACGCACTACAGACACAATCCCCAGGATGGTTTCACGGTGCACAAAGTTAATCGAAGGACCCAAGCGCACGGACCAATGCATCACTTCTGGGTAGGTTCGCGAACGACAGAAAAAAGTGGTTCTGCCGCTCGACCAATAGCATTTCATCCTGTTATCGATGAGGTCTGAACTAACCTGCCTTTGGTTACGGTGAactaaactaaaaaaaaaaaaacagcaacgcgGCATACCAATCCTTGATATTGGGCACTTCTAACCCAAAGACtctaaacaacaacaacagcaaccagCACCAGATCAAACAAACTTTTTGCTGCCTCTTTACCCTCGCGCGGCACCCAAGCGTTGCATCCGGCTGTCGCTTACCTACCGGAATGAGACCtcaacgaaggaaaaaaaaacgaaggacAAAAAACCGATGAGAAGAAGACACTTGATAGACCTACGGAGACGCACACGGGAAAACACAGATAAGTTttgatgataacaccacGTTAGTACCACCTGCGGCGATGTGCTTGCCATCAGGGCACCGCCTTTTGATTTACATCATATCTAGACAGTCTAAATAATACATACCATCCTCTGATATATGTGCAAAGTAGTCACAGTGGCTCTTTACACCCGTGCCGACATGAGGGTTGCACAAAATCCACCGTTGATTAGGAGAAGTCCCATCGTTTCTTTAACATTGTCTCAAAGTCGTTGTCTAATTCGAACATAGCACTTAGGGGAGTATGCCACTCGACAATTTCCTCGAAGGTGAAACGTCGGTACAGCGCCTGCCGAACATCCCAGGCGGTAAGAAACGCATCCTGCTCCTCACCATCCTCCGCACTGAACCGTTTGTGCAACTCGATGACATCAGCGGTCCCGCACGTGTCCTTCGGGAATAGTTCCCAAAGTCGCTCAAGCATCATCAATCGGGCTGGTGGGAGGGGTGGAAGCAAGAGATTCATGTAGAGAAGATAATCCACTGACCCATCGCCTGCGGTGTCCAGAACGGTGAGGGCACTCTCAGGATCCTTTAAGTATAGCCGGTGTCCGCGCAAAACTTCTAGGAAGGTTTCAcgcgaaagaaagaagtttcGCTGCACGTCCTGCCGGCGTAGCGCAATAGACAGTTGACGGACCGCCAACGGGGATTGGATCACAACCGGTCGATGACTGCTGAGGATTATATCATCCACCACTGCGACGGTAGTTCTCACATCGGTAACGGCACCCTTCTCTGCTGCAGTCTGGTAGGAACTGAAGGTCATGTTGCAGGGGTTTTGTTCTCTGTGAGTTCTCATGGTCTCTTCATCCAGTGGGGTTCGGACGCTAGCGGGCCACACACCGCGCATCAACGTTAGAAACTCAAGGTCATTGGCGCACAACGCAGCGACCCCGGAACAGTACTGTTCGAATTCTTGCCGCGTGATGGCACCATCtggatttgttgttgtgctgAAGGCAGCTTCAAACTCTGAGCGGACTCCCTGCTCCGACCGAATGTTCTGAACGACATCGGGGTGTCCGGCGGCGTTATATGAGCTGAGAACCTCATCAATGTACACGGACCCGTCCTTACTTTGAGTAAAGGTGTACCATACACGTGTAATCCACGTCAGTTTCAGTGGTGTGAGGTTACGTCGAAGGGCCGCAATAAAGTCAGTCGGATCGAGAACACCATCACCACTTCTATCCAGCACATGAACAATTGCTTCAATGTCTTCGCTGTCCAACGATACGCCGCTTTCCTCAAGCGCCTCAACAAattttgccttttccattGATTGACCCCCGCTATCCACTGCTATGCCGCAACCGCGGCTCAACTTCCGTATACCATTCGCTCCAGACGCCCCATTACACAGCAGACGGCGGGTTCTCTGCACTATGGACTTAAAGCGAGTGTGTTTGGCTCTTGAGGCATACAACAACGGCATTTGAGGCTCTCCACTTCTCTAACTTTGGCTTATTTATCCCCCGTTGGCCCGTATCCTTtttgctttaaaaaaatatgttgaAGAGAATCCAACCAGCACCCAATATGTGAACCACTACTGCCTCACCTtcaccctaaccctaaccttttttagtttttttgtcccttaCACTCGTGACGGTAatgttccctccttccctgcCGCTGCAAGCGGTGGCGTCCAGATGTTTAATCAGCGTTCCAGGCACCTAGATTgagaagtgagaaaaaaaataagaagcaTAAAATGTATCGGCATGAAATGATTTGGCGTACTTTTAAATCATACGCACTCCACATAGCGAATTGTTATGGAGGTGGGGAGTGGAGTGGGGCAAATGCAGCAAGTAAAAGGAGTCATCTTTCGTAGTAACTAAGATAAAGATACACAGTGAAGACATGTATAACAACTAGTGAAGGGAGGATCTTCACGATATACATGACTACAGTTCGCGGCGCCGCCTGCCAAACACCACCGCGCGAAGGCATGAAAAGAATTAGTTCACATAAATCACCGCGATCCACTCGCCGACATTTCGCGGGAAGTGACAGTCGCATTCAGTTCAGGTTCTTTAGGAGCACGCAGCGGGATCGTGGGGTCGAGCGGCCACCACTCGTCGATGTTGCTCATCTTGAAGGTATGTGGTACTTTGAAGCCTCCTACATGTGGTAGTGCAGAGATCTTAGATGGCGCGCGTTTGCTCCGTTTCTTCTCCCTAATTAATTCATTCAACATCTGCACGCGCCTAGGAGGGTTCACATACTCATTTCCATGAACAGTTGGAAAACTTACAGGTGTCCCAGCAAACTTTGACGCGATCCCTCTAAATGTGTGCCTAGGAATCGTGCCTGTAAGTGTTGAGGGAACCCACTCCCACTGCGGAACTTTTTGCTCCACTGACTCTTGTTGGAAAACACGTTCGAGAAAACTTCTGTTTGAAAGCGGCGTGCAGCTCCGCGCGGCGGTCGAAGCGTGAGAAGcgacttttgttgtttcaggATGCCACTTGGCTACCACCGTGCTCCGTGGTTTTTCCACGATGCTGTCCAAGAAACCGGCCTCACACATCATCTGCTCATCAGTTTTGTAATACTCCAATGTGTGCATCAAAGGACGCTGAGGAAAGGGATGGGCCTCATCAGCTACTGATGCATTCCAACGCGGTCGCAGAGGTGGAAGAGGCGCACGCCGGAATCGCTCCACCTCACGGCGACGGAGGCGGTGCTTATCATTCTTCGGCAACGGTTCATACACCACTTCATTCCGAGTGTAGGATGCACCGCCAAGGACAGTAGAGGCTTGCCCTGACCCGCGGAACATATTCACTCAATAttgctctttttccccttttatttaCAGTGCCtatgaattaaaaaaaagaaagtgggaaCGCCGCTCCAACAAAACTAACAATACCATGTATCACAACGCAGTTTGGGATGAATAAGACCGCTACTGCGCCCCCACAAGACAACTCACGCAGTTCGATTCATGACATTCACTTCACCCAAATGGTATTGCACCGCGCATTTGGGTAATGTTCGGCTTTCAAGGGAAAGTGAggggtatatatatataaatatattcagaaaaggaaaaatacgAAGACCGACGCCAACAGGACAACATTCAGAAAGACTATAAATGCTGACAGTGGAGCAAAAAGGAGACCGCACCTCTCAGCCGCCTTCTTTTCTACCGATCTTCCTTCAGGCGAACATAACGCGCATTATCTGGTACCGTAAATGTAGAAGTGCGTGACAACAAAAGACAACATCAACGAAAAAATCGCCAGCCTGTTCAAccggggggaggggggggggagatgAGCAAATAACACAAGTATAACCACAATCCCTCTTTCATAATTTCCTCAGTCGTGATTCCGATTTCCTGCACGCATATGCACAAGGCACAAACCTTCATCACCCCGCTACGCCGCActgctccctttcctttccctcggTTCATCCCTGCACAAAATCATATTACCGCTACTGTGCCGCTGCAGATTGCATCAGAGCTCACAATATAATATCGAGTATCACATTCGGAACATACGAACGCGACTCCCATCCCTTCCCGTCACTatcaaacacacaccaaacCAATGCACTTAATGCAATCACTCACGAGAGAAAATGTTACGTCCCGCATTCCGTAGTGTAAAGAGTGACTTGATAGCAGTTTCTCGCACACGCGCTCCCACAACACGCTCCACACACTTTCCATCCAAAAAGATAAGCACCGTGGGAAAAGTGAGGACACCATACTCATTCACCATTTTCTTCGCTCGCGGCCCCGGCACCAGTGCGAGCTTCACCTCATTTGGATTCCCCAAATTCACAGCATTGATGGAAGAGATGAAACTACGCGTTAAGGGATCCTCCGCTATGGACGTCTCCGCACCATCGCCTACCCGCCTGTGGAGGCTGCCTGTGTGAAGTATCGCAACTACACAACGTGTTTTGTGATGATCGAGGAAATCTGTGAAAACCTTTTCATTTGGCAACTCCGCTATTTCATATCCGCTAGCGGGAGGTCGCGATATTTTTGCAATCTTCGTGATGAACAGAAATGGCCGTGTCAACCGCAACATTTTCCCAGCGCCCCCCTCTTCTCCACAGGATGGATAAAAGGGCTGGCAGACGAGCTACAAATGAAGTAGTAGGTAGTGGAGAAGGGTAAGAATGTGCAAGAAAGGGtgtgtctcttttttttttttaagggggagggaaaactcgccaaaagaagaagttaACCCTCAGAAGGTAGCCCACAAGTAGCCGATGGCGCTGCAACTTCGCGGTTATGCGCTTAGAGTGAGGACCGAAATGTTCATAGTGATGGTGAGGATGCAGTGCTGAAAGGAGCACATACGTGTCTGTGGA encodes the following:
- a CDS encoding nucleoside diphosphate kinase, putative (similar to Nucleoside diphosphate kinase (EC 2.7.4.6) (NDK) (NDP kinase)(Nucleoside-2-P kinase) (Swiss-Prot:Q9QXL7) [Rattus norvegicus]); the protein is MARSLQDPRLSFYCEQYDHIAHRMNHYVLQFYFEDRTVEIREVTKNRLHLKRAHFPHLNRDDFKVGSSLSLLGGVIKLTAYADEVTRELCGERGEVTAVMFGEQLLPQLGRCLAVLTEECGFVALEMQMAWLPVETAAAYGVPPDLVEGRIVVVKCANTNALQRGIDFMARMPGARAAESVEEVGRWEQIVEKAKEQPVAILGDPNSTVVIIKPHALQKLAGGVIVQQLIDAGLEISGISLTNMTSQQANELLKPYKGVLPDFPDTMRSLMGTVWVLQFVSLDEGVDVVSVAREVCGPFDPVIAKELRPTSIRARFGVDRAHNAVHCCDLHEEGPLYSNFFFRPEDVDE